One genomic region from Nostoc sphaeroides encodes:
- a CDS encoding ATP-binding protein, giving the protein MNILVNAIDALEDSSVTSRWTTKKRLKTDNPRIYIRTKLLTPNQVTIGIADNGLGIPENVKKQLFNPFFTTKTVGKGTGMGLAISHQIITERHGGSLECISQPGVGAEFIIRIPLIQQRQISNP; this is encoded by the coding sequence ATGAATATTTTAGTAAATGCGATCGATGCTTTAGAAGATTCATCAGTTACATCTCGGTGGACAACAAAAAAACGACTAAAAACGGATAATCCCCGAATTTATATTCGCACCAAATTACTAACACCAAATCAAGTCACAATTGGCATTGCCGACAACGGACTCGGAATACCAGAAAATGTTAAAAAGCAACTATTTAATCCCTTTTTTACGACCAAGACCGTTGGAAAAGGTACGGGTATGGGGCTGGCTATTAGTCACCAAATTATCACAGAAAGACATGGCGGCTCTTTAGAATGCATTTCGCAACCAGGAGTTGGTGCTGAGTTTATCATTCGCATTCCCCTAATTCAACAACGTCAAATTTCTAACCCCTGA
- a CDS encoding PD-(D/E)XK nuclease family protein produces MSTPDRPFASYHLWSLVAPATGQERWHCQMRRGFIKARQHEPQVKALLGQATAPQRIGILAQKGIYEFHHHRYLLKQADGVERVAQLLKLGNSSEQVQQRVLQILKKYHDAPLLLDKDIIQLTPGDEGFPKPIVVEQEDYCFRLYAAMDCVFIESDRTIHILDFKTGKSAFDRRQALVYLLAARYLYPGREAVASFYNLEICKNSELISINNSELEYLKFELANIAHKHQHDLQKYQQETTNFSKIFPPNPGSHCRFCPFNSICEFANFKQHQSYPLPSLRVNIRG; encoded by the coding sequence GCATTGCCAGATGAGACGGGGGTTTATCAAAGCACGGCAACACGAACCACAAGTCAAAGCGCTTTTAGGGCAAGCCACCGCACCCCAGCGCATTGGCATACTCGCCCAAAAAGGCATTTATGAGTTTCATCATCACAGGTATCTGTTGAAGCAAGCCGATGGTGTAGAAAGAGTTGCACAGCTACTTAAATTAGGCAACTCAAGCGAGCAAGTCCAGCAACGCGTGCTGCAAATTCTGAAAAAATATCACGATGCGCCGTTGCTTTTGGATAAAGATATTATCCAATTAACTCCGGGTGATGAAGGCTTTCCTAAACCGATAGTAGTTGAACAAGAAGATTATTGCTTTCGCTTATATGCGGCTATGGACTGCGTTTTCATTGAGAGCGATCGCACAATACATATTTTAGATTTTAAAACTGGTAAATCGGCTTTTGACCGACGACAGGCATTAGTTTACTTATTAGCTGCTCGTTACCTTTACCCTGGACGAGAAGCTGTTGCATCATTTTATAATTTAGAAATATGTAAAAACTCTGAGTTAATTAGCATCAATAATAGTGAATTAGAATACTTAAAATTTGAGTTAGCAAATATTGCCCACAAGCACCAGCACGATTTGCAAAAATATCAGCAAGAAACTACTAATTTCAGTAAAATTTTCCCCCCAAATCCTGGCTCTCACTGTCGCTTTTGTCCATTTAACTCCATCTGTGAGTTTGCCAATTTTAAGCAGCATCAATCATATCCACTGCCAAGTTTAAGAGTTAATATCAGGGGTTAG